One genomic segment of Vibrio quintilis includes these proteins:
- a CDS encoding right-handed parallel beta-helix repeat-containing protein — MKIAQVPLVLTSVLAVAACSTHQSTADYIKNTDNLTWQAITFGQSTDLNFGSTIRPEKVGTNEVTINGQPVKAGPLAKQFTIESRGGKIANSHEGVTFYYTKLPTDLNFTLSATVVLEQFGPETGSTPNRQEGAGLMVRDVLGKPRLNPQPEGLEEFPSASNMVMNLLRANKKANNGLININAAYREGIYEPWGTAHNKMSKKEFIKGVTYGENKPYHMTLTRTDTGYNVSYDNGTVNKTYNLKGADANIVEMQDPDYQYVGFFASRNAKIHVSDVKLKLSEAHTVDTPRYVAKQVKPLLQRASSEKSAVNEYIVQARANYAGTFSASQNGKVLVKDMALKAGEMFSYPTKLTRTKTRMAVTFTPSEGPSEKPIHDTYTVVRKVISHPMRLVVNPKGNHGRMKLADAIELLPAGGTIVMERGNYDGLVIPVSASGAPGARKTIKAQKGVKVTGRYMHEGNYWNVSDLEVDGARTIVHGSHNNFDRMLTHNSPDTGFQISSSKKVGRALWASYNVIRDSESYNNMDKSRINADGFAVKMRVGDGNTLIRCVSHHNIDDGYDLFNKVEDGPDGAVTIIDSIAYMNGQTMTVKNKKGGTRGNGFKLGGEGLPVPHVVKGSLAFRNSMDGFTDNFNPGSFTVDNNVSIDNKRFNFLFRKSPYSGQVKQGTFENNRSYRFYVTSKYSDVVNAFKKANNRFISKGKTTDANGHVVSAEKLSQLKKASYIPSGAKAAQYESAVQQIEKIVENNKDTQ; from the coding sequence ATGAAAATAGCACAAGTCCCATTGGTACTGACATCTGTTCTTGCTGTAGCAGCATGTAGTACTCATCAATCGACAGCGGACTATATAAAAAACACTGATAATCTGACCTGGCAGGCAATTACATTTGGTCAATCGACAGATTTGAATTTTGGGTCAACAATTCGACCTGAAAAAGTCGGAACGAATGAAGTGACAATAAACGGACAACCTGTCAAAGCAGGTCCGTTAGCCAAACAGTTTACAATTGAAAGTCGTGGCGGGAAAATCGCGAACTCTCACGAAGGCGTCACTTTTTACTATACCAAATTACCCACAGATCTGAATTTCACTTTATCTGCAACTGTCGTTCTGGAGCAATTTGGCCCGGAAACCGGTTCTACACCAAACCGTCAGGAAGGTGCAGGACTGATGGTTCGTGATGTTCTTGGCAAACCAAGACTGAATCCTCAGCCAGAAGGCCTGGAAGAGTTCCCGTCAGCTTCTAACATGGTGATGAACCTGCTCAGAGCCAACAAGAAAGCGAATAATGGTCTGATTAACATTAATGCCGCCTACCGTGAAGGTATCTATGAGCCTTGGGGTACTGCTCACAACAAGATGAGTAAAAAAGAGTTCATCAAAGGGGTAACCTATGGTGAAAACAAACCTTACCACATGACGCTGACCCGGACTGATACCGGTTATAACGTGAGTTATGATAATGGAACGGTTAATAAAACGTACAATTTGAAGGGGGCTGACGCGAACATTGTTGAAATGCAGGATCCTGATTATCAGTATGTTGGCTTCTTCGCTTCCCGGAATGCAAAAATTCACGTCAGCGATGTCAAACTGAAACTATCTGAAGCCCATACGGTTGATACACCGCGCTATGTTGCAAAACAGGTGAAACCATTACTTCAGCGCGCATCTTCAGAAAAATCAGCAGTGAACGAATATATTGTTCAGGCACGTGCAAACTATGCAGGGACATTTAGTGCGTCTCAGAATGGTAAAGTGCTGGTTAAAGATATGGCACTGAAAGCGGGTGAAATGTTCAGTTATCCAACCAAACTGACGCGGACGAAAACCCGGATGGCCGTAACTTTCACACCAAGCGAAGGTCCATCTGAAAAACCAATTCATGACACATATACCGTTGTCAGAAAAGTTATTTCACACCCAATGCGTCTGGTTGTGAATCCAAAAGGCAATCACGGCCGTATGAAACTGGCTGATGCAATTGAATTACTGCCTGCTGGCGGAACGATTGTGATGGAACGTGGTAACTATGATGGTTTAGTGATTCCTGTTTCTGCCAGTGGTGCTCCTGGTGCCCGTAAGACCATCAAAGCACAGAAAGGCGTGAAAGTTACAGGCCGCTACATGCATGAAGGGAACTACTGGAATGTTTCTGATCTGGAAGTTGATGGTGCAAGAACGATTGTTCATGGTAGCCATAACAACTTTGACCGAATGCTGACTCACAATTCTCCGGACACCGGATTCCAGATTTCATCCAGCAAGAAAGTTGGCCGTGCTTTATGGGCAAGTTATAACGTTATCCGTGATAGTGAAAGTTATAATAACATGGATAAATCCCGTATTAATGCGGATGGCTTTGCTGTGAAGATGAGAGTCGGTGATGGCAATACTTTAATCCGTTGTGTTTCTCACCACAATATCGATGATGGCTATGATCTGTTCAACAAAGTTGAAGATGGCCCGGATGGCGCAGTGACCATTATTGATTCAATTGCTTATATGAATGGTCAGACAATGACTGTGAAGAATAAGAAAGGCGGAACACGTGGTAATGGATTCAAACTGGGTGGTGAAGGTTTACCTGTACCGCACGTGGTTAAAGGCAGTCTGGCATTCCGTAATAGCATGGATGGATTTACAGATAACTTTAACCCGGGTTCATTTACTGTTGATAATAACGTCTCTATCGATAACAAGCGCTTTAACTTCCTGTTCCGTAAGAGCCCTTATTCTGGTCAGGTGAAACAAGGAACATTTGAGAACAATCGTTCTTACCGTTTCTATGTAACCAGTAAGTACAGTGATGTGGTCAATGCATTTAAGAAAGCAAATAACCGCTTTATCTCTAAAGGTAAAACAACGGATGCAAATGGTCATGTTGTGAGTGCTGAAAAACTCAGCCAGTTGAAAAAAGCATCTTATATTCCGTCTGGTGCAAAAGCTGCTCAGTATGAAAGTGCAGTGCAACAAATAGAAAAAATTGTAGAAAATAATAAGGATACTCAATAA
- a CDS encoding pectinesterase family protein, which translates to MSLFSFYDVIVSSDGDGDFRSVQQAIENAPQDDSEYVIFIRKGVYQESFEITRPNVVLIGEDRDQTIITASVANGMLDSSGRKFATFGSRTISVNAADFSATSLTIANGFDFPGNQKKPDDDPTKLTHTQAVALLVAHQGDRVQLHNVRLESYHDTLYLYAGRTYIHQSLITGTVDFIFGGGTAMFEDCDIVARYRDDVSRDEPYGYLVAPCTSIEQPFGFVFKNCRLSKEERVPAESYGLGRPWHPTTQFDDGSYADPDAIGHAAFIHCHLDDHLYGWDKMGGRNKHQETIWFYPEDARFWEFRSTGPGADDAHRPQLNTEQMNRYDVGSVFSGWQPEFPAGKERLLQRSVAEKSIFD; encoded by the coding sequence ATGAGTTTATTTTCATTTTATGATGTGATTGTCTCTTCAGATGGGGACGGGGACTTTCGCTCTGTACAGCAGGCAATTGAGAACGCGCCTCAGGATGATTCTGAGTATGTCATTTTTATTCGCAAAGGGGTTTATCAGGAAAGCTTTGAAATTACCCGCCCCAATGTGGTACTGATTGGAGAAGATCGCGATCAGACGATTATCACTGCGTCTGTAGCCAATGGCATGCTTGATTCATCCGGCAGAAAGTTTGCGACATTCGGCAGCAGAACTATCAGTGTCAATGCGGCTGATTTTTCAGCCACCTCACTGACAATTGCGAATGGATTTGATTTTCCCGGTAATCAAAAAAAGCCTGATGATGATCCAACCAAACTTACCCATACACAGGCTGTTGCTTTGCTGGTTGCCCATCAGGGAGACCGGGTTCAGCTACATAATGTGCGTCTGGAAAGTTATCACGATACCTTATACCTGTATGCCGGACGAACTTATATTCATCAGTCATTGATCACTGGAACCGTTGATTTCATCTTTGGTGGCGGGACAGCAATGTTCGAAGATTGCGATATTGTGGCCAGATACAGGGATGATGTCAGTCGTGATGAGCCATATGGTTACCTTGTTGCGCCATGTACTTCCATTGAACAGCCATTTGGGTTTGTTTTTAAAAATTGCCGGCTTTCTAAAGAAGAGCGGGTTCCGGCTGAGAGTTATGGCTTAGGCCGTCCATGGCATCCGACTACTCAGTTTGATGACGGGAGCTATGCAGATCCGGATGCGATCGGCCATGCAGCTTTTATCCATTGTCATTTAGATGATCACCTTTACGGCTGGGATAAAATGGGCGGACGGAATAAGCATCAGGAAACGATTTGGTTTTACCCGGAAGATGCCCGTTTTTGGGAGTTCAGGAGTACCGGTCCCGGTGCTGATGATGCTCATCGCCCGCAACTGAATACAGAACAAATGAATCGCTATGATGTGGGTTCTGTTTTTTCTGGCTGGCAACCGGAATTCCCGGCCGGAAAGGAGCGTCTGTTGCAGAGAAGCGTTGCTGAAAAGAGTATCTTTGACTGA
- a CDS encoding methyl-accepting chemotaxis protein — translation MISSYQNRSVGLQLKLAIIFCLIIGFSFTATIVYQNASKILLQSSLSEQQSKLNAVAETVSGQFNAYVQTTRILSSTFENGYLAGFEVQKEMVEYAGQKIRNIDLYGLPLVNNTDLVDIFTKDTGAFVTLYSSTGEEWFSIASSQKDDEGKRNINNILGSSHPGFQKLKSGQPYITQASMFGHTYMTYYDPIVDDENAVGAIVMIALPVQKATEAILNSLKNVRWGDTGETVVADNHSARFGNYLLGSVDGTDSLKNMTEFTDADGKRTFTSIQGSKEGILRFPVGIDGKKRERYMVYKQVPGWNWVLLGGTWTDEITRDSQTLLMIIAAISVGVGFATYILMTLIIHRTLKPLKQLTQYMERLGEGEVSLNISVDERESNNEMTILSQGVRGMAVHLNQLVEQIRETSGRVSEQSLSVAHDAGASLKQLDVQQQQVEQVVTAIEEMAASAESVSQQVESIAGNVRAANQDTQSGLSVVGSVCDNVAALNEQLTRSYEVIQRLSEESESIHSVTQMIDDIAEQTNMLALNAAIEAARAGDQGRGFAVVADEVRTLAMRTQTSVQNVVDIINQLKASTRDAVSSTEQSQAQANRVLEESQEAGTALESIAMQVNSIATQAEEITTIVDQQAQVSVQVSNSASAISQLNQESRSISLKTSESAESLEKDAEDLKQQVDYFH, via the coding sequence ATGATTTCATCTTACCAGAACAGAAGTGTCGGTCTTCAGCTCAAGCTTGCAATTATTTTTTGCTTAATCATCGGTTTTAGTTTCACTGCAACGATCGTTTATCAAAACGCATCAAAAATTCTTCTGCAATCCTCTCTGAGTGAACAACAATCCAAATTGAATGCGGTTGCTGAAACCGTCAGCGGGCAGTTTAATGCTTATGTTCAAACCACAAGAATTTTAAGCTCAACCTTTGAAAATGGCTATCTGGCTGGTTTTGAAGTCCAGAAAGAAATGGTTGAATATGCTGGCCAGAAGATCCGGAATATTGACTTATATGGCTTACCTCTGGTTAATAATACCGATTTAGTTGATATTTTTACCAAAGACACAGGTGCGTTTGTCACCTTGTATTCTTCGACGGGTGAGGAATGGTTCAGTATCGCCAGTTCTCAGAAGGATGACGAAGGAAAACGCAATATTAACAACATATTAGGTTCTTCTCATCCGGGGTTTCAGAAACTGAAAAGTGGCCAGCCTTATATCACACAGGCATCCATGTTTGGTCACACCTATATGACTTATTATGACCCGATTGTTGATGATGAGAATGCAGTTGGTGCAATTGTTATGATTGCTCTGCCGGTCCAGAAAGCGACAGAAGCTATTCTGAATTCTCTGAAAAATGTGCGCTGGGGCGATACGGGTGAGACGGTCGTGGCTGATAACCATTCAGCCCGGTTTGGCAATTATTTGCTCGGCTCTGTTGATGGAACCGATTCACTGAAGAACATGACAGAGTTTACTGATGCGGATGGCAAAAGAACATTTACCAGCATTCAGGGCTCTAAAGAAGGTATTCTGCGTTTCCCTGTCGGTATTGATGGTAAAAAACGGGAAAGATACATGGTCTATAAGCAGGTTCCCGGCTGGAACTGGGTATTGCTTGGCGGAACATGGACCGATGAAATTACCCGGGACAGTCAGACGCTGTTAATGATTATTGCCGCTATTTCGGTCGGGGTTGGTTTTGCAACTTACATTTTGATGACTCTGATCATTCATCGTACCCTAAAACCACTGAAACAATTGACTCAATATATGGAGCGCCTTGGTGAAGGTGAGGTGAGCTTAAATATTTCTGTGGATGAGCGGGAATCAAATAATGAGATGACGATTCTGTCTCAGGGCGTTCGCGGAATGGCAGTTCATTTGAATCAGCTGGTTGAACAAATCCGGGAAACCAGTGGCAGAGTCAGTGAGCAGTCACTTAGTGTTGCGCATGATGCCGGTGCCAGCTTAAAACAGCTGGATGTACAGCAGCAACAGGTTGAGCAGGTTGTCACTGCGATTGAAGAAATGGCGGCATCAGCTGAGTCGGTTTCCCAACAGGTTGAGTCGATTGCCGGTAATGTCCGGGCAGCAAATCAGGACACGCAGTCCGGTCTTTCAGTCGTTGGCTCCGTCTGCGATAACGTCGCAGCCTTGAATGAACAGCTCACACGTTCATACGAAGTGATTCAGAGGCTGAGTGAGGAAAGTGAAAGCATTCACAGTGTGACGCAAATGATTGATGATATTGCGGAACAAACGAATATGTTAGCGCTGAATGCGGCGATAGAAGCCGCCAGAGCCGGCGACCAGGGCAGAGGGTTTGCTGTGGTTGCCGATGAGGTCAGAACGCTGGCAATGCGAACCCAGACCTCAGTGCAAAATGTGGTTGATATTATTAATCAGCTAAAAGCATCAACACGGGATGCTGTGTCTTCAACTGAGCAGAGCCAGGCTCAGGCAAACCGGGTGCTTGAAGAATCTCAGGAAGCAGGAACAGCATTGGAATCAATTGCAATGCAGGTGAATTCGATTGCGACTCAGGCCGAAGAAATTACGACGATTGTTGATCAACAGGCTCAGGTATCGGTTCAGGTGTCAAACAGTGCTTCGGCGATTAGTCAACTGAACCAGGAAAGCCGGTCAATCAGCCTGAAAACATCTGAAAGTGCAGAATCTCTGGAAAAAGATGCCGAAGACTTAAAACAACAGGTGGATTATTTCCATTAA
- a CDS encoding tagaturonate reductase: MKQLNRTDFDNRRYPEKIIQFGEGNFLRAFLDWQIDQLNEHTDLNAGVVVVRPIDSDFPPSLDTQDGLYTTFIRGLNEQGNAVADTRIISSVTREISAYKNFETLLDLAKNEEIRFIFSNTTEAGIAYVDTDKITDTPPASFPAKLTKMLFERFTHFSGAQDKGWVIVPCELIDYNGDALKAIIHQYIELWRLPAEFSAWVDEANTFCSTLVDRIVTGYPKDESKALTEQIGYQDTFMVCAEHFYLFVIQGPDSLNQLLCLDQLSDSQALNIKVVDDIKPYKERKVAILNGAHTALVPVAFLSGLDTVGESMADKQMESWLESVIFEEIIPTLSLPEDELKGFANDVLNRFRNPYIKHQLLSISLNSMTKYKTRILPQLLAFRQKYNRLPTGLTFALAALISFYNGQREAGEYPLADDQHWLDFYADLWAKVNAGDLKVKALVEQVLANTSHWGQNLSLVDGLTDQVTANIEAIRQSGVRQALSQIKG; encoded by the coding sequence ATGAAGCAATTGAACAGAACCGATTTTGACAATCGCCGTTATCCTGAAAAAATTATCCAGTTTGGGGAAGGGAACTTTTTACGGGCTTTTCTGGACTGGCAAATTGATCAACTGAATGAGCACACCGATCTCAACGCAGGCGTTGTGGTTGTCCGCCCGATTGATAGTGATTTCCCGCCGTCTCTCGATACGCAGGATGGTTTGTATACTACCTTTATCCGCGGATTAAATGAGCAGGGGAACGCCGTTGCTGATACCCGGATTATCTCAAGTGTTACGCGTGAAATCTCAGCGTATAAAAACTTTGAGACCTTGTTAGATCTTGCAAAAAATGAAGAGATTCGCTTTATCTTTTCGAATACCACTGAAGCTGGTATCGCTTATGTGGATACTGACAAGATCACGGATACTCCCCCCGCCAGTTTCCCGGCCAAACTGACCAAAATGTTGTTTGAGCGCTTCACGCATTTTAGCGGCGCTCAGGATAAAGGTTGGGTTATCGTGCCTTGTGAACTGATCGATTACAACGGAGATGCATTAAAGGCGATTATTCATCAATACATTGAGTTGTGGCGTTTACCGGCAGAATTTTCGGCATGGGTGGATGAAGCGAACACATTTTGTTCAACACTGGTTGACCGGATTGTAACGGGTTATCCGAAAGATGAAAGTAAAGCACTGACTGAGCAAATTGGTTATCAGGATACTTTCATGGTGTGTGCGGAGCATTTCTATTTGTTTGTGATTCAGGGACCTGATTCGCTGAACCAGCTGCTTTGTCTTGACCAGTTAAGTGACTCTCAGGCACTCAATATTAAAGTTGTGGATGATATTAAGCCATATAAAGAACGCAAAGTCGCGATTCTCAATGGTGCGCATACTGCATTAGTGCCGGTTGCATTCCTCTCCGGGCTCGATACAGTCGGTGAAAGTATGGCCGATAAGCAAATGGAATCCTGGCTGGAATCTGTCATTTTTGAAGAGATTATTCCGACATTATCCTTACCGGAAGATGAGTTGAAGGGATTTGCCAATGATGTCCTGAACCGTTTCCGTAATCCGTATATTAAGCACCAGCTATTGTCTATTTCGCTGAACAGCATGACAAAATACAAAACCCGGATTCTGCCTCAGCTTTTAGCATTCCGGCAAAAATATAATCGCTTACCAACTGGTTTGACGTTTGCCCTGGCCGCATTGATCAGCTTCTACAATGGTCAGCGTGAAGCCGGAGAGTATCCGTTGGCTGATGATCAGCACTGGCTGGATTTTTATGCTGATCTCTGGGCGAAAGTGAACGCAGGTGATTTGAAAGTGAAGGCTTTGGTTGAGCAGGTACTGGCGAATACATCTCACTGGGGACAGAATTTGTCGTTAGTTGATGGGCTGACAGATCAGGTGACTGCAAATATTGAAGCGATCAGGCAGTCTGGTGTTCGTCAGGCATTAAGTCAGATTAAGGGGTAA
- the uxaC gene encoding glucuronate isomerase, protein MKPFLCSDFLLTTELAQRLYHDVAADLPIIDYHCHLPPFQVADDYKFTNLTDIWLRGDHYKWRAMRSNGVDERFCTGDASDKEKFFAFARTVPATLGNPIYHWTHLELRRPFGITGVNLNENTAERIWNECNEMLEMPDFSARSMMQKMNVEMVGTTDDPIDDLSAHKTVASDKEFSVQMLPSWRPDKAFNIHLDTFADYIRQLSAVADVEINSFDSLCDALTKRLEHFAAHGCCISDHALDTVVYEEASEKELNVILTKRLGGGDVSEFEAAQFKTAVLVFLGKEYAKRGWAQQYHIGALRNNNQRMFNLLGPDTGFDSINDGLVAQPLAKLLNALDREDQLPKTILYCLNPRDNEVLATMCGNFQGGGTPGKIQFGSGWWFNDQRDGMERQMTQLAQLGLLSRFVGMLTDSRSFLSYTRHEYFRRILCEMIGNWVANGEAPNDFELLSGMVADICYHNAKQYFGIQDKK, encoded by the coding sequence ATGAAACCTTTTCTTTGTTCCGATTTCTTACTCACCACTGAGTTAGCACAACGTCTTTATCATGATGTTGCGGCAGATCTTCCTATCATTGACTATCATTGCCATTTGCCTCCTTTTCAGGTCGCGGATGATTATAAGTTTACAAATCTGACAGATATATGGTTGCGTGGCGATCATTATAAATGGCGTGCAATGCGTAGTAATGGCGTTGATGAGCGCTTTTGTACCGGGGATGCCAGTGATAAAGAAAAGTTCTTTGCCTTTGCCAGAACCGTCCCTGCGACTTTAGGTAATCCTATTTATCACTGGACGCATCTGGAGCTGCGTCGTCCGTTTGGTATAACAGGTGTGAACCTGAATGAAAATACAGCGGAGCGTATCTGGAATGAATGTAATGAGATGTTAGAGATGCCTGATTTTTCTGCCCGCTCGATGATGCAGAAAATGAATGTGGAAATGGTCGGTACGACGGATGACCCGATTGATGATCTGTCTGCTCATAAGACCGTTGCATCTGATAAGGAATTTTCCGTTCAAATGTTACCGAGCTGGCGTCCGGATAAGGCATTCAACATTCATCTGGATACATTCGCTGATTATATCCGTCAATTGAGTGCTGTTGCTGATGTTGAGATTAATTCTTTTGACAGCCTGTGTGATGCGCTGACAAAACGTCTGGAACATTTTGCAGCGCATGGTTGTTGTATTTCTGATCATGCACTGGATACCGTGGTTTATGAAGAAGCTTCAGAAAAAGAGCTGAATGTGATTCTCACAAAACGACTGGGTGGCGGTGATGTTTCTGAATTTGAAGCAGCTCAGTTCAAAACAGCCGTTCTGGTATTCCTTGGTAAAGAATATGCGAAACGCGGATGGGCGCAGCAGTATCACATTGGTGCTTTGCGCAATAACAATCAGCGCATGTTCAACTTACTGGGTCCGGATACCGGTTTTGATTCAATCAATGATGGTCTGGTTGCACAGCCACTGGCAAAACTATTGAATGCGCTCGATCGCGAAGACCAGCTGCCGAAAACAATTCTTTACTGTTTAAATCCGCGTGATAACGAAGTTCTGGCTACTATGTGCGGCAACTTCCAGGGCGGCGGCACGCCGGGCAAAATTCAGTTTGGTTCGGGCTGGTGGTTCAATGATCAGAGAGACGGCATGGAGCGGCAGATGACCCAGCTGGCACAGTTAGGCCTTCTGAGCCGGTTTGTCGGTATGCTGACGGATAGCCGCAGCTTCTTATCTTACACCCGACACGAATATTTCCGTCGTATTTTATGTGAAATGATTGGTAACTGGGTTGCCAATGGTGAAGCACCGAATGACTTTGAATTACTGAGCGGGATGGTTGCAGATATCTGTTACCACAATGCAAAGCAGTACTTTGGCATTCAAGATAAAAAGTAG
- a CDS encoding oligogalacturonate-specific porin KdgM family protein, with protein sequence MNKKILVSAVLIGLTSAAAQAATLNIRHEIVPRYDGQKASHADRVAVDHRFKNGIGFGIEAKWKSDNEDAFGEQKGNGNQANISYVYKINDKWSLKPQYKWESKSDRVGHQFNLTLGYKVNSDWSVSFRHRYHYENKVDSQNGHYNRWTFGAGYKGVEDWKFGASLDYTFNEDASGPRWEDKKSWFSELNFTGEYKGLESGWRPFVEVGFKPYKSGDKYEFNGEMVSANDKWRPRFRVGVKYSF encoded by the coding sequence ATGAATAAGAAAATCTTAGTCTCTGCAGTTTTAATCGGTTTGACCAGTGCAGCAGCACAGGCCGCAACATTAAATATTCGTCACGAAATTGTTCCAAGATATGATGGTCAAAAAGCTTCACATGCTGATCGTGTTGCTGTTGATCATCGTTTCAAAAATGGAATTGGATTTGGTATTGAAGCCAAATGGAAAAGTGATAACGAAGATGCTTTCGGGGAGCAAAAAGGTAACGGCAACCAGGCCAATATCAGTTATGTTTATAAAATCAATGATAAGTGGTCATTGAAACCCCAGTACAAATGGGAATCTAAATCTGATCGTGTCGGTCACCAGTTTAACCTGACTTTAGGGTACAAAGTGAACAGTGACTGGTCAGTATCGTTCCGTCATCGTTATCACTATGAAAACAAAGTTGACTCCCAAAATGGTCACTATAACCGCTGGACATTCGGTGCCGGTTACAAAGGCGTAGAAGACTGGAAATTTGGCGCATCTCTTGATTACACATTCAACGAAGATGCATCTGGTCCTCGTTGGGAAGATAAAAAATCCTGGTTCTCTGAGCTGAACTTCACCGGTGAATATAAAGGTTTGGAAAGCGGCTGGCGTCCGTTTGTTGAAGTTGGTTTCAAACCATATAAATCAGGTGACAAATATGAGTTCAACGGAGAAATGGTTTCTGCAAACGACAAATGGCGTCCCCGTTTCCGTGTGGGCGTGAAATATAGCTTCTAA